A stretch of the Pleurodeles waltl isolate 20211129_DDA chromosome 2_1, aPleWal1.hap1.20221129, whole genome shotgun sequence genome encodes the following:
- the LOC138260366 gene encoding taste receptor type 2 member 40-like produces MDYLRLGIIILEGMESLFGVFINFFIVTVLFLDWVKSRSLNACNLILVSLGISNVVFILTLYLDTLLYSYAAKFYFSGNIFRIANICCYLTLNSSSWLIAFLCVFYCFKIVNLNQPLFNQIKMKLPRLAPWMITASLLISVLLSVPVYWECYFDLPQNKTLDVEEVVNVDWTIRYTVVSCVLGGAVPLLLVVLSMTVTVASLWKHTKQMKQNTMDSSQPQLQALTGAAKTMSRLLILYICFHMANIFIMSGNYEKNWDLLITFVLMSYTPAQSFTLVLGNSRLKQTFVRMLRFSVSS; encoded by the coding sequence ATGGACTACCTGAGGCTAGGCATTATCATCCTTGAAGGAATGGAGTCTTTATTTGGGGTGTTCATCAATTTTTTTATAGTGACAGTTCTTTTCCTGGACTGGGTAAAGAGCAGATCGTTGAATGCTTGCAATCTCATCCTGGTCTCGCTGGGGATATCCAATGTGGTCTTCATACTTACTCTATATTTGGACACTCTTCTATATTCCTATGCAGCCAAATTCTACTTCAGTGGTAATATCTTTCGCATTGCTAACATATGCTGTTACCTGACTCTCAACTCCAGCTCCTGGCTCATTGCCTTCCTCTGTGTCTTCTACTGTTTCAAAATTGTGAACCTCAATCAGCCTCTCTTTAACCAGATAAAGATGAAGCTCCCCAGGTTGGCACCATGGATGATAACTGCATCACTTCTCATATCTGTACTTCTCAGTGTGCCTGTGTACTGGGAATGTTATTTTGAtctgccacaaaataaaacacttgATGTCGAAGAAGTTGTTAATGTTGATTGGACAATTAGATACACTGTGGTCAGCTGTGTCCTTGGTGGTGCTGTGCCTCTCCTGcttgtagtcctttctatgacAGTGACTGTTGCATCCCTCTGGAAACACACCAAGCAAATGAAACAGAACACCATGGATTCCAGCCAACCCCAACTACAAGCTCTTACTGGTGCAGCAAAGACCATGAGtcgtctcctcatcctgtacatttGTTTCCACATGGCAAATATTTTCATAATGTCTGGGAATTATGAAAAAAACTGGGACTTGCTGATCACATTTGTGTTAATGTCCTACACTCCCGCGCAGTCTTTCACTCTAGTGCTGGGGAACTCCAGACTGAAGCAGACATTCGTGAGGATGCTCCGGTTTTCCGTCAGTAGCTAG